Proteins encoded by one window of Streptomyces sp. NBC_01477:
- a CDS encoding VOC family protein — translation MSAFGEGAPCWVDASLPDLAAGRRFYGELFGWTFEDQGEDFGHYTLAFRDEKRAAALMGKPDPAMPTSWSVYFASADATGAADRIGAAGGQVVFGPDKAGEAGVMVGAIDPGGSFFGIWQADGHLGFEITEQPGAFCWTENHTQDTAAVDPFYASVFGYRAEQIGDGEHFDYKVWSLAAEPEQQVGGRLKLGAGLHDEQPSTFRVYFAVDDCDAAAARVRELGGQVTGEPADSPFGRAASVTDDQGAGFTVIDTRRKGGSIDGS, via the coding sequence ATGTCCGCATTCGGCGAAGGCGCGCCCTGCTGGGTCGACGCGTCCCTGCCCGACCTGGCGGCCGGCCGGCGGTTCTACGGGGAGCTGTTCGGCTGGACCTTCGAGGACCAGGGCGAGGACTTCGGGCACTACACCCTGGCCTTCCGCGACGAGAAGCGGGCGGCGGCCCTGATGGGCAAACCGGATCCCGCGATGCCCACCTCCTGGAGCGTCTACTTCGCGTCGGCCGACGCGACCGGCGCCGCCGACAGGATCGGTGCGGCGGGCGGGCAGGTCGTCTTCGGTCCCGACAAGGCAGGGGAGGCGGGGGTGATGGTGGGCGCCATCGACCCCGGAGGCTCCTTCTTCGGCATCTGGCAGGCGGACGGCCACCTGGGCTTCGAGATCACCGAGCAGCCCGGCGCGTTCTGCTGGACGGAGAACCACACGCAGGACACGGCGGCCGTCGACCCCTTCTACGCATCGGTGTTCGGCTACCGGGCCGAGCAGATAGGCGACGGGGAGCACTTCGACTACAAGGTGTGGTCGCTGGCCGCGGAGCCCGAACAGCAGGTCGGCGGCCGGTTGAAGCTGGGCGCCGGCCTCCACGACGAGCAGCCCTCCACCTTCCGGGTCTACTTCGCGGTGGACGACTGCGACGCCGCCGCGGCGAGGGTGCGGGAGCTCGGCGGACAGGTGACCGGGGAGCCGGCGGACTCGCCTTTCGGCCGGGCGGCCTCGGTCACCGACGACCAGGGTGCAGGTTTCACGGTCATCGACACCCGCCGCAAGGGGGGTTCCATAGACGGGAGTTGA
- a CDS encoding AMP-binding protein has translation MRGPGGADGYAAGGFGTGGFGTGGFGTGGFGTGAYGTGGSGTEAYESNTYRPGASDGSGALDGAGPVGTPDGLEQSGWWGRPRHATVRRLHAAQPPSPAYAPQYAAPRETAAMSGGKHSKPRRARIGGGGGGARPVAGDGGRLPGPLLRRRAERHPALVPELPFECRADAGIGTAGCSFAELDRRARAVAARLGTLLSPGSRVLLVYPEGPDLAGAFFGCLYAGMAAVPLVLPASGATRTVPRAVQRCDPDLILTGTDGWHALEVDRNRTQVVEADGVRVAGEPVWRLAQQWRPVGVLRGAPAYHRYHDDGPTGGRLEAAMGHGDLAEVMTELAQAVRLGTDEENIGWIAAVHGLEEAVWRILLPVRVTG, from the coding sequence GTGCGGGGCCCCGGCGGGGCTGACGGATATGCGGCCGGCGGGTTCGGGACCGGCGGGTTCGGGACCGGCGGGTTCGGGACCGGCGGGTTCGGGACCGGTGCGTACGGGACCGGCGGATCCGGGACCGAGGCGTACGAGTCGAACACGTACCGGCCGGGTGCGTCGGACGGCTCGGGCGCGCTCGACGGCGCCGGCCCGGTCGGCACGCCGGACGGCCTTGAGCAGTCCGGCTGGTGGGGCAGGCCGCGGCACGCCACCGTACGGCGGCTGCATGCCGCGCAGCCGCCGAGCCCGGCGTACGCGCCGCAATATGCCGCGCCGCGGGAAACCGCTGCAATGAGCGGCGGAAAGCACAGCAAGCCGCGCCGGGCGCGAATAGGCGGCGGGGGCGGCGGCGCCCGGCCGGTCGCGGGGGACGGCGGCCGGCTGCCGGGACCGCTGCTGCGGCGGCGCGCCGAACGGCACCCCGCACTCGTGCCCGAGCTGCCCTTCGAATGCCGCGCCGACGCCGGTATCGGCACCGCGGGCTGCAGCTTCGCCGAACTCGACCGGCGCGCCAGAGCGGTGGCCGCCCGGCTCGGTACATTGCTGAGCCCGGGCAGCCGCGTCCTGCTCGTCTACCCCGAGGGCCCCGACCTGGCAGGTGCCTTCTTCGGCTGCCTCTACGCCGGCATGGCCGCGGTCCCGCTCGTCCTGCCCGCCTCCGGCGCCACCCGTACGGTGCCGCGCGCCGTCCAGCGCTGCGACCCCGACCTGATCCTCACCGGCACCGACGGCTGGCACGCGCTGGAGGTGGACCGCAACCGTACGCAGGTGGTCGAGGCGGACGGCGTACGTGTCGCGGGCGAGCCCGTGTGGCGGCTGGCCCAGCAGTGGCGCCCGGTCGGCGTCCTGCGCGGCGCCCCCGCCTACCACCGCTACCACGACGACGGCCCCACGGGCGGGCGGCTCGAAGCGGCCATGGGCCACGGCGACCTCGCCGAGGTGATGACCGAACTCGCCCAGGCGGTCCGGCTCGGCACCGACGAGGAGAACATCGGCTGGATCGCGGCGGTGCACGGCCTGGAGGAGGCCGTGTGGCGCATCCTGCTCCCGGTGAGGGTGACGGGCTGA
- a CDS encoding AfsR/SARP family transcriptional regulator, which produces MGSRTEPGSGLRFAVLGPVRAWRDGQPIVTGAPQQRALLAVLLLRGGRTATASELLDALWGESPPNTALAALRSYAFRLRKALGSQTLVTDSGGYAIHVPVEALDATWVEQLAAEAEKVRQTDPAQARELLVDALDMWKGEPLAGLPGPFAETQRGRLTEWHLGLIELRLELDLEMGAHAEAVSELTAITAEHPLRERLRGLLMLALYRSGRQAEALGVYADTRRLLADELGIDPSAELSDLHQRMLEADAGLAPPHGATAPGAPEFLRPAQLPATVSDFTGRAAFVRELGEQLAGASQGSGVMAVSAVAGIGGVGKTTLAVQVAHEAREAFPDGQLYVDLQGTGPRPAEPEAVLGSFLRALGLPDGAIPDSLADRAALYRSTLDGRRVLALLDNAYDAAQIRQLLPGTPGCAALVTSRMRMVDLAGAHLVDLDVMSPEESLLLFTRIVGEERVNSERQAALDVVAACGFLPLAIRIAAARLAARRTWTVSVLANKLADHRRRLDELRAGDLAVKATFALGYDHLSPAQARAFRLLSLPEGPDISLDAAAAVLDLDRYRTEELLEALVDISLIESAAPARYRFHDLLRLYARERAETDETHEVRCAALSRLLDFSLASAVSAYALENPGDRVIDHLAPTSHPGMTFRTREESLDWMFSEAQGLLAAVQQAADGGCESFLRRAVDVLLVAQDLMESGVYARQYEQATRAIVTTAHDCGDTLVDGRGRVWLGQLLRLSARFEEAEEETKRALVLGLAAEDPMTCSYAPNLRGILALRGLRFAEGAEYLTSALDAFRADGNKHGEAAALSNLARAQLDLGDDTAAIAATERVVAIYRELGAGFRLGNGLYSMGITLTATGSHDGALGCLTEALEIFRAARQQFWEGMTLYRLAQLHLAAGRYRQSASHVEQALVIMREIGGDWRTANALTVLGQALAAMGQEVRAHACWHDALAAYAALGSPEIAEVRRLLGDESESSAAV; this is translated from the coding sequence ATGGGAAGCAGGACGGAACCGGGCAGCGGCCTGCGGTTCGCGGTCCTCGGGCCGGTACGCGCCTGGCGCGACGGCCAGCCAATCGTGACCGGCGCACCCCAGCAACGCGCGCTGCTGGCCGTCCTGCTGCTGCGCGGCGGGCGGACGGCCACCGCGTCGGAGCTGCTCGACGCCCTGTGGGGCGAGTCCCCGCCCAATACGGCGCTGGCCGCCCTGCGCTCGTACGCCTTCCGGCTGCGCAAGGCGCTCGGCTCGCAGACGCTGGTCACCGATTCGGGCGGCTACGCCATCCACGTCCCCGTCGAGGCGCTGGACGCCACCTGGGTCGAGCAGTTGGCCGCCGAGGCGGAGAAGGTGCGCCAGACCGATCCGGCGCAGGCCCGCGAACTCCTGGTCGATGCCCTGGACATGTGGAAGGGCGAGCCGCTGGCCGGGCTGCCGGGGCCCTTCGCCGAGACCCAGCGGGGCCGGCTCACCGAATGGCACCTGGGCCTGATCGAGCTGCGGCTCGAACTCGACCTGGAAATGGGCGCCCATGCCGAGGCGGTCTCCGAGCTGACCGCGATCACCGCCGAGCACCCGCTGCGCGAGCGGCTCCGCGGCCTGCTGATGCTCGCCCTGTACCGCAGCGGACGCCAGGCGGAGGCCCTCGGCGTCTACGCCGACACCCGGCGGCTGCTGGCCGACGAGCTGGGCATCGACCCCTCGGCCGAGCTGAGCGACCTGCACCAGCGCATGCTGGAGGCGGACGCCGGCCTCGCCCCGCCGCACGGCGCCACCGCGCCCGGTGCCCCGGAATTCCTGCGCCCCGCGCAGCTGCCCGCCACCGTCTCCGACTTCACCGGCCGCGCCGCCTTCGTCCGCGAACTGGGCGAGCAGCTGGCCGGCGCGTCGCAGGGCAGCGGGGTGATGGCGGTCTCCGCGGTCGCGGGCATCGGCGGCGTCGGCAAGACCACGCTCGCCGTCCAGGTCGCGCACGAGGCCCGCGAGGCCTTCCCCGACGGGCAGTTGTACGTCGACCTGCAAGGCACCGGGCCGCGGCCGGCCGAACCCGAGGCCGTACTCGGCTCGTTCCTGCGCGCCCTCGGCCTTCCCGACGGCGCCATCCCCGACTCGCTGGCCGACCGCGCCGCCCTCTACCGGTCCACGCTCGACGGCCGCCGCGTGCTCGCGCTGCTCGACAACGCCTACGACGCCGCCCAGATCCGGCAGTTGCTGCCCGGCACACCCGGCTGCGCCGCGCTGGTCACCAGCCGGATGCGGATGGTGGACCTGGCCGGCGCGCACCTGGTCGACCTCGACGTGATGTCGCCCGAGGAGTCGCTGCTGCTGTTCACCCGCATCGTCGGCGAGGAGCGGGTCAACAGCGAGCGGCAGGCCGCCCTCGACGTCGTCGCCGCCTGCGGATTCCTGCCGCTCGCGATCCGGATCGCCGCCGCCCGGCTGGCCGCCCGCCGCACCTGGACGGTGTCGGTACTGGCCAACAAGCTCGCCGACCACCGGCGGCGGCTGGACGAACTGCGGGCCGGCGACCTCGCCGTCAAGGCCACCTTCGCCCTCGGCTACGACCACCTGTCGCCGGCCCAGGCCCGCGCCTTCCGGCTGCTCTCGCTGCCCGAGGGACCCGACATCTCGCTGGACGCCGCCGCGGCCGTGCTCGACCTGGACCGCTACCGGACCGAGGAGCTGCTCGAAGCGCTGGTCGACATCAGCCTCATCGAGTCGGCGGCGCCCGCCCGCTACCGCTTCCACGACCTGCTGCGGCTCTACGCCCGCGAGCGCGCCGAGACCGACGAGACCCACGAGGTGCGCTGCGCGGCGCTGTCCCGGCTGCTGGACTTCTCCCTCGCGTCGGCGGTGTCCGCGTACGCGCTGGAGAATCCCGGCGACCGCGTCATCGACCACCTCGCCCCGACCAGCCACCCCGGTATGACCTTCCGCACCAGGGAAGAATCCCTGGACTGGATGTTCTCCGAGGCCCAGGGGCTGCTGGCGGCCGTGCAGCAGGCCGCGGACGGCGGCTGCGAGAGCTTCCTGCGGCGCGCGGTGGACGTTCTGCTCGTCGCCCAGGACCTGATGGAATCCGGCGTCTACGCCCGGCAGTACGAGCAGGCCACCCGCGCGATCGTGACCACCGCCCACGACTGCGGCGACACCCTGGTCGACGGCCGCGGCCGGGTGTGGCTGGGGCAACTGCTGCGGCTGTCGGCCAGGTTCGAGGAGGCGGAGGAGGAGACCAAGCGCGCCCTGGTGCTCGGCCTGGCCGCAGAGGACCCGATGACGTGCAGCTACGCCCCGAACCTGCGCGGCATCCTGGCCCTTCGCGGTCTCCGCTTCGCCGAGGGCGCGGAATATCTCACCAGCGCTCTGGACGCCTTCAGGGCGGACGGCAACAAGCACGGCGAGGCCGCGGCGCTCAGCAATCTGGCGCGCGCACAGCTGGACCTGGGGGACGACACCGCGGCGATCGCCGCCACCGAGCGCGTCGTGGCGATCTACCGCGAACTCGGCGCCGGCTTCCGGCTCGGCAACGGCCTGTACTCGATGGGCATCACCCTGACCGCCACCGGCTCCCACGACGGCGCCCTGGGCTGCCTCACCGAGGCGCTGGAGATCTTCCGCGCGGCCCGGCAGCAGTTCTGGGAGGGCATGACCCTCTACCGGCTGGCCCAGCTCCACCTGGCCGCGGGCCGCTACCGGCAGTCGGCCTCCCATGTCGAGCAGGCCCTGGTCATCATGCGCGAGATCGGCGGCGACTGGCGTACCGCGAACGCGCTGACCGTCCTCGGCCAGGCCCTTGCCGCCATGGGCCAGGAAGTACGCGCGCACGCCTGCTGGCACGACGCGCTGGCCGCCTATGCCGCGCTGGGTTCGCCCGAGATCGCCGAAGTGCGCCGGCTGCTGGGCGACGAGTCGGAGTCGTCGGCCGCGGTCTGA
- a CDS encoding CehA/McbA family metallohydrolase, producing the protein MDRRDALKLSALASATGILTLAPVNFAAASDKSSSPGQDGDLTRTVTGHLPTGAADFVYLPVEVPRGMRQIAVSYTYDRPAVPAGTLGNACDIGVFDQHGTGLGGRGFRGWSGGARTEFAISAQEATPGYLAGPVEAGTWYVVLGPYTVAPQGLDYSVTVTLTPGDRGRTPAPHYPPEQIAGRGRGWYRGDCHLHTVHSDGKRTLEQLAALAREAKLDFINSSDHNTSSAHPFLGPLAGDDLLILTGEEVTTRNGHFLAIGLDGGEFVDWRYRARDNAFGSFARQIRRAGGIVVPAHPYGTSLASQWKFGYDDVDAIEVWNGPWTSDDEASLLTWDNLLTGAVRRGDGHWIAAMGNSDAHRDPDVVGLPQTVVLADGLNRRALQAGIRAGRSWIAENAEVQLAFTASGPHGEHAGIGDRLPVAPDAVVTVGLTVSGVPADALLRLVSDEGQVFAAPLPASGTVSWRTTASAAAYVRAEVRHPAPAGTPAGLPGPAAAITNPIWLGRE; encoded by the coding sequence ATGGACCGACGCGACGCACTGAAACTCTCCGCGCTGGCTAGCGCGACCGGCATCCTCACGCTGGCCCCCGTGAACTTCGCCGCAGCCTCCGACAAATCCTCCTCACCAGGTCAGGACGGCGACCTGACGAGGACCGTGACCGGCCACCTGCCCACCGGCGCCGCCGACTTCGTGTACCTGCCGGTCGAGGTGCCGCGCGGGATGCGGCAGATCGCCGTGTCGTACACGTACGACCGGCCGGCCGTCCCGGCCGGCACCCTCGGCAATGCGTGCGACATCGGCGTCTTCGACCAGCACGGCACCGGCCTCGGCGGCCGCGGCTTCCGCGGCTGGTCGGGCGGCGCGCGCACCGAGTTCGCGATCAGCGCGCAGGAGGCCACGCCGGGCTATCTGGCCGGGCCGGTCGAGGCGGGCACCTGGTACGTCGTCCTGGGCCCGTACACGGTGGCGCCGCAGGGTCTCGACTACTCGGTGACCGTCACCCTGACGCCCGGCGACCGGGGCCGCACCCCGGCGCCGCACTATCCGCCGGAGCAGATCGCCGGCCGGGGCCGCGGCTGGTACCGCGGCGACTGCCACCTCCACACGGTGCATTCCGACGGCAAGCGCACCCTGGAGCAGTTGGCCGCGCTGGCCCGCGAGGCGAAGCTGGACTTCATCAATTCCAGTGACCACAACACCAGCTCCGCCCACCCCTTCCTCGGCCCGCTGGCGGGCGACGACCTGCTGATCCTCACCGGCGAGGAGGTGACCACCCGCAACGGCCACTTCCTGGCGATCGGCCTGGACGGCGGCGAGTTCGTCGACTGGCGCTACCGGGCGCGCGACAACGCCTTCGGCTCCTTCGCGCGGCAGATCCGCCGCGCGGGCGGCATCGTGGTGCCGGCCCACCCGTACGGCACGAGCCTGGCCAGCCAGTGGAAGTTCGGCTACGACGACGTCGACGCGATCGAGGTCTGGAACGGCCCCTGGACCAGCGACGACGAGGCGTCCCTGCTGACCTGGGACAATCTGCTGACCGGCGCGGTCCGCCGCGGCGACGGCCACTGGATTGCGGCGATGGGCAACTCCGACGCCCACCGCGACCCCGACGTCGTGGGCCTCCCGCAGACCGTCGTGCTGGCGGACGGCCTCAACCGCCGCGCCCTACAGGCCGGTATCCGGGCCGGCCGCTCCTGGATCGCGGAGAACGCCGAGGTGCAGCTCGCCTTCACCGCGTCGGGGCCGCACGGCGAGCACGCGGGCATCGGCGACCGGCTGCCGGTCGCACCCGACGCCGTGGTGACGGTGGGCCTGACCGTCTCGGGTGTTCCGGCCGACGCCCTGCTGCGCCTGGTCTCCGACGAGGGCCAGGTGTTCGCGGCGCCGCTGCCCGCGTCGGGCACGGTCAGCTGGCGGACCACCGCCTCGGCGGCGGCCTATGTCCGCGCCGAGGTCCGCCACCCGGCTCCCGCGGGCACCCCGGCCGGCCTCCCCGGCCCTGCCGCGGCGATCACCAACCCGATCTGGCTCGGCCGCGAGTAA
- a CDS encoding serine/threonine-protein kinase has product MEQLTQHDPRRIGPFEVLGRLGAGGMGLVYLARSASGRRVAIKTVRAELAEDQLFRVRFTREVEAARAVSGFYTAAVVDADPRAAVPWLATAYVPAPSLEEIVNEAGPMPAQAVRWLAAGIAEALQSIHAAGLVHRDMKPSNVLVVEDGPRVIDFGIASGVSNTRLTMTNVAVGTPAYMSPEQARDSRSVRGASDIFSLGSTLVFAATGHAPFHGANPVETVFMLLREGPDLNGLPDELRPLIESCMRMEAEGRPTPADLQAQLAPHLFSTGSDDTGTASAWLPPGAVALIEQRRSGRLPAAVDRGRGAHAAGRPRTPQADRLLPPRPAQPPPIPAHAPGDNNHNRHGADRSGEAVHLAGSAPIGPGLRVAEAAEHKAASGAAPGTEWVRRRAGAHRAGDPVPAPVPAQGAAAPPAEWRPWRFRMSNDVWGTPVVAGGLLYVTSFEVHALDVASGRREFKTRDVAWTMAVDGGRIHASDGPSLFALDAKDGADRWRTQIDGWVYAVRTDAGTVVTGTRGGGVQAWDAGRGMLRWERGGAQTEFESPDSGPTVVGRAVYYQGGGHLHAVDALTGAEMWSYPIGESGAAGSVPTRPVVADGVVHVTAGTRVLALDARSGAERWHFDAPAVMFAPPAHVPGPGTSGGGLYVADHLGTVYALDPAGGRERWRVATEPRQSVEPVVVAAGSVHLGAGSALYTLDAVSGTPRWRFAAQGEIVGSPAVADGRVHFGSKDHCLYTVDAQGGQLRWRLETGGEITGSPVSADGVIYACSKDRCVYALDATKGTGASARRA; this is encoded by the coding sequence ATGGAGCAGCTGACGCAGCACGACCCGAGACGAATCGGCCCTTTCGAGGTGCTGGGACGACTCGGAGCCGGCGGCATGGGGCTGGTCTATCTCGCACGCTCGGCATCCGGCCGCCGGGTGGCGATCAAGACCGTACGCGCCGAACTCGCCGAGGACCAGCTCTTCCGGGTCCGCTTCACGCGTGAGGTGGAGGCCGCCCGCGCGGTCTCCGGCTTCTACACCGCGGCCGTCGTGGACGCCGATCCGAGGGCCGCTGTGCCCTGGCTCGCCACCGCGTACGTTCCGGCGCCGTCGCTGGAGGAGATCGTCAACGAGGCCGGGCCGATGCCCGCGCAGGCGGTGCGCTGGCTCGCCGCCGGTATCGCGGAAGCCCTCCAGTCGATCCACGCCGCGGGCCTCGTGCACCGCGACATGAAACCGTCCAATGTGCTGGTGGTGGAGGACGGGCCGCGGGTCATCGACTTCGGCATCGCCTCCGGAGTGTCCAACACCCGGCTGACGATGACCAACGTCGCCGTCGGCACCCCCGCCTACATGTCGCCCGAGCAGGCACGCGACTCCCGCAGCGTGCGCGGCGCGAGCGACATCTTCTCGCTCGGCTCGACGCTGGTCTTCGCCGCGACCGGGCACGCACCCTTCCACGGTGCGAATCCGGTGGAGACCGTCTTCATGCTGCTGCGCGAGGGTCCCGACCTGAACGGGCTGCCCGACGAGCTGCGCCCGCTCATCGAGTCCTGCATGCGGATGGAGGCGGAGGGCCGGCCCACCCCGGCCGACCTCCAGGCCCAGCTGGCCCCGCACCTGTTCTCGACCGGCAGCGACGACACCGGGACCGCGTCGGCCTGGCTGCCGCCCGGCGCGGTCGCACTGATAGAGCAGCGCCGCAGCGGTCGGCTCCCCGCCGCGGTGGACAGGGGGCGCGGCGCGCACGCGGCAGGCCGGCCGCGGACACCGCAGGCCGACCGGTTGCTGCCGCCCCGCCCGGCGCAGCCGCCGCCGATCCCCGCGCACGCGCCGGGCGACAACAACCACAACCGGCACGGCGCCGACCGGTCGGGCGAGGCGGTGCACCTCGCCGGGTCCGCGCCGATCGGCCCCGGCCTGCGGGTCGCGGAGGCCGCCGAGCACAAGGCGGCGAGCGGGGCCGCACCCGGCACCGAGTGGGTCCGCCGCAGAGCGGGGGCGCACCGGGCGGGCGATCCGGTGCCGGCGCCCGTCCCCGCGCAGGGAGCGGCGGCGCCGCCCGCGGAGTGGCGGCCGTGGCGGTTCCGGATGTCGAACGACGTGTGGGGCACCCCGGTGGTGGCCGGCGGGCTGCTGTACGTCACCTCCTTCGAGGTGCACGCGCTGGACGTGGCGAGCGGGCGCCGCGAGTTCAAGACCAGGGACGTCGCCTGGACGATGGCGGTGGACGGTGGGCGGATCCACGCCTCGGACGGCCCGAGCCTGTTCGCGCTGGACGCGAAGGACGGCGCCGACCGGTGGCGTACGCAGATCGACGGATGGGTCTACGCGGTACGGACCGACGCGGGCACCGTCGTCACCGGGACCCGCGGCGGCGGTGTCCAGGCGTGGGACGCGGGCCGCGGGATGCTGCGGTGGGAGCGGGGCGGGGCGCAGACGGAGTTCGAGTCGCCGGACTCGGGGCCGACCGTCGTCGGCCGGGCCGTCTACTACCAGGGCGGCGGCCACCTGCACGCGGTGGACGCGCTGACCGGCGCCGAGATGTGGTCCTATCCGATCGGCGAGTCCGGCGCGGCCGGCTCGGTGCCCACCAGGCCGGTGGTCGCGGACGGCGTCGTGCATGTCACCGCCGGCACCAGGGTGCTCGCGCTCGACGCCCGCAGCGGCGCCGAACGCTGGCATTTCGACGCACCGGCCGTGATGTTCGCGCCGCCCGCGCACGTACCGGGGCCCGGGACGTCCGGCGGCGGCCTCTACGTGGCCGACCACCTCGGTACGGTCTACGCGCTCGACCCGGCCGGCGGGCGGGAGCGGTGGCGGGTCGCCACCGAGCCGCGGCAGTCCGTCGAGCCGGTCGTCGTGGCGGCCGGCTCCGTCCACCTGGGCGCGGGGAGCGCGCTCTACACGCTGGACGCGGTCAGCGGCACACCGCGCTGGCGGTTCGCGGCACAGGGCGAGATCGTCGGGTCGCCCGCGGTCGCCGACGGCCGGGTGCACTTCGGGTCCAAGGACCACTGCCTCTACACCGTCGACGCGCAGGGCGGGCAGTTGCGCTGGCGGCTGGAGACGGGCGGCGAGATCACCGGTTCGCCGGTCAGCGCGGACGGCGTCATCTACGCGTGCTCCAAGGACCGCTGCGTGTACGCGCTCGACGCGACGAAGGGGACCGGGGCGTCGGCCCGCCGGGCGTAG